Proteins from one uncultured Anaeromusa sp. genomic window:
- a CDS encoding MFS transporter, whose protein sequence is MQRNYVYVAALGHFFCDIGMGALPAVLPVFIETYNMDYQSVAGLMFASCFLSSVVQPLFGWLADRSSKSWLMALGIFLSGGAMGLAGVFENYWAIFAVVTVSGIGSAIFHPEAARMVHKLAGEKRGTALSIFSVGGNGGFAAGPVVAVAAIAAFGLQGMAVFGVLAVFMAVVLLVMVPKMKANAVEPAHTSAASSEKGNHPGSAVNDWASFGRLTLLIVFSSIVICGLRSFIPLYLVGVSGFSTAEAGSALTLLFMFGVVTTLVGGVLADRIGYLKVVQISYVLLVPMVGLLSQATNMLACYALMIPIGFAMFAPFSSMVVLGQSYLARSIGFASGVTLGLTFSVGGMFVPLLGSFADRHGLPIMMELLTVVAACAALCAFFLPRPASAKAKTKAVPVKAL, encoded by the coding sequence TTGCAGCGAAACTATGTGTACGTGGCGGCGCTGGGGCATTTTTTCTGTGATATTGGTATGGGAGCGCTGCCGGCGGTATTGCCTGTTTTCATTGAGACGTATAATATGGACTACCAGTCGGTAGCCGGTCTGATGTTTGCGTCGTGCTTCTTATCTTCGGTTGTACAGCCGCTGTTTGGTTGGCTGGCAGACCGTTCGTCGAAAAGCTGGCTCATGGCGTTAGGGATTTTCTTGTCCGGTGGAGCCATGGGACTGGCTGGAGTATTTGAAAACTATTGGGCTATTTTTGCAGTGGTGACGGTGAGCGGAATCGGCAGCGCAATCTTTCATCCGGAGGCGGCGAGAATGGTGCATAAGCTGGCCGGGGAAAAACGGGGCACAGCCTTGAGTATTTTTTCCGTAGGGGGAAACGGCGGTTTTGCGGCGGGACCTGTTGTGGCTGTGGCTGCGATTGCCGCTTTTGGGCTGCAAGGGATGGCCGTCTTTGGGGTGTTGGCCGTATTCATGGCTGTGGTACTGCTGGTTATGGTTCCAAAGATGAAAGCGAACGCAGTGGAGCCGGCACATACTTCTGCTGCGTCTAGCGAGAAGGGGAACCATCCTGGCAGCGCGGTGAACGATTGGGCTTCTTTTGGACGCTTAACGTTATTGATTGTCTTTAGCTCTATTGTGATTTGCGGTTTGAGAAGCTTTATTCCTCTCTATCTGGTGGGGGTTTCCGGATTCTCCACAGCGGAAGCCGGGTCTGCGCTGACATTGCTCTTTATGTTTGGCGTGGTCACAACTCTGGTTGGGGGCGTGCTGGCGGATAGAATTGGCTATTTGAAAGTGGTGCAGATCAGCTATGTCTTGCTGGTGCCAATGGTGGGGCTTTTATCGCAAGCGACTAATATGCTTGCCTGCTATGCTTTGATGATTCCTATCGGCTTTGCCATGTTTGCGCCATTTAGTTCCATGGTTGTACTGGGGCAGAGTTATTTGGCCCGCAGTATAGGCTTTGCATCAGGGGTAACCCTGGGGCTTACTTTTAGCGTGGGAGGCATGTTCGTTCCCTTACTCGGTTCTTTTGCCGATCGGCATGGACTTCCTATAATGATGGAGCTTCTTACTGTTGTTGCAGCGTGTGCGGCTCTTTGCGCGTTCTTCTTGCCTCGGCCTGCGTCGGCAAAGGCAAAAACGAAAGCGGTTCCGGTGAAAGCGCTCTAG
- a CDS encoding 4Fe-4S binding protein, which translates to MAYKISDACIQCGACESTCPVGAISQGDTQFVIDAGSCIDCGACAASCPVSAISPE; encoded by the coding sequence ATGGCTTACAAAATTAGCGATGCTTGCATTCAGTGTGGTGCTTGCGAGTCCACTTGCCCGGTTGGAGCTATCTCCCAAGGCGACACTCAGTTTGTAATCGATGCAGGTTCCTGTATTGATTGCGGCGCTTGTGCTGCTAGCTGTCCGGTTAGCGCCATCAGCCCCGAATAA
- a CDS encoding MarR family transcriptional regulator, whose product MGEKDKILRELTRIQERTDVLEHHKESVFEGITLAEAHCIDKIGSLDCVNVTKLAAEMGMTKGAISKISKKLLSKNLVGNYQKPENNKEVYFCLTEQGEEVYQEHKKCHHKAAQTKLAVLARYNETEQAAILRFLEDINALYNEKLKHEQ is encoded by the coding sequence ATGGGTGAAAAAGATAAAATCTTGAGAGAGCTTACTCGGATACAAGAGCGCACCGATGTGCTTGAGCATCATAAAGAAAGCGTTTTTGAAGGAATTACCCTGGCAGAGGCCCATTGCATTGATAAAATCGGCTCGCTGGACTGCGTCAATGTGACCAAGCTGGCCGCAGAAATGGGTATGACCAAGGGGGCTATCAGTAAGATCAGCAAGAAACTGCTAAGCAAAAATCTGGTGGGCAATTACCAAAAACCGGAGAATAATAAAGAGGTTTATTTTTGCTTAACAGAGCAAGGGGAAGAAGTATATCAAGAACATAAAAAATGCCATCATAAAGCGGCGCAAACTAAGCTGGCTGTGTTAGCCCGCTATAATGAGACCGAGCAGGCAGCGATCTTACGCTTTTTGGAGGATATTAACGCGCTTTACAATGAAAAATTGAAACATGAGCAGTAG
- the chrA gene encoding chromate efflux transporter has translation MLQEHQTKASLLEVCLVFLRLGTLSFGGPAAHIAMMENEFVQKRQWLERGKFLELVGASNLIPGPTSTELAIYIGYLKAGWPGLIGAGVFFILPAMLIVLFLAHIYVLYGELPQVSFALYGVKPVIVAIIAQAIWNLGKTAVKDVPSGLIGGMALGLSFFVVNPLFLLMLSGVAMIAIKRAHKIKMNVFFAPFLALVDVTKNEAVQAAAGAKLSLAALFVTFFKIGAVLYGSGYVLLAFLWTDFVQNYQVLTSQQLLDAVAIGQVTPGPVFTTATFIGYVIAGIPGAIVATIAIFLPSFVFVPVISIFLSKIKNSAIASDFLAGVIVASLALMASVTWTLAMSSVIDWLTALLAMLSCIAIFKYRVNTTWLIFGGGAIGIVQFLF, from the coding sequence ATGCTTCAAGAACATCAGACGAAAGCAAGTTTGCTGGAAGTATGTTTGGTCTTTTTGCGTTTAGGGACATTGTCTTTTGGCGGTCCGGCCGCGCATATTGCGATGATGGAAAATGAATTTGTACAGAAACGACAATGGTTGGAGCGAGGCAAGTTTCTTGAATTAGTAGGCGCTTCCAATTTAATTCCGGGGCCTACCTCAACGGAATTGGCTATTTATATCGGCTATTTAAAGGCAGGCTGGCCGGGGTTAATTGGCGCGGGCGTTTTTTTCATTCTGCCTGCGATGTTAATCGTTTTGTTTTTAGCGCACATTTATGTATTGTATGGAGAATTACCGCAAGTATCCTTCGCTCTTTACGGCGTAAAGCCTGTGATTGTAGCCATCATCGCCCAAGCCATCTGGAATTTGGGGAAAACGGCAGTTAAAGACGTTCCTAGCGGCTTGATCGGCGGCATGGCTCTGGGGCTCTCTTTTTTTGTTGTTAATCCGTTATTTCTTCTGATGCTGAGCGGCGTGGCGATGATCGCGATAAAAAGAGCGCACAAGATAAAAATGAATGTGTTTTTTGCACCTTTTCTTGCGCTTGTGGATGTGACAAAAAACGAAGCCGTGCAGGCTGCTGCTGGCGCCAAACTTTCTTTAGCAGCGTTGTTCGTTACGTTTTTTAAAATCGGAGCTGTTTTGTATGGCAGCGGCTATGTTTTGCTGGCCTTTTTATGGACGGACTTTGTGCAAAATTACCAAGTGCTTACTTCTCAGCAACTGTTGGATGCCGTGGCGATTGGCCAAGTTACCCCTGGGCCGGTATTTACAACAGCAACCTTTATTGGCTATGTGATTGCCGGGATTCCGGGCGCGATCGTTGCGACGATTGCCATTTTTTTACCGTCTTTTGTCTTTGTGCCTGTTATAAGTATTTTTTTAAGCAAAATCAAAAATTCAGCCATAGCATCGGACTTTCTTGCCGGTGTCATTGTGGCTTCCCTTGCCCTTATGGCTTCGGTAACCTGGACACTGGCGATGTCTTCAGTGATTGACTGGCTGACGGCGCTGCTTGCGATGCTCTCTTGTATTGCTATTTTTAAGTATCGCGTAAATACTACCTGGCTTATATTTGGTGGCGGCGCAATCGGCATAGTTCAGTTTTTGTTTTGA
- a CDS encoding amidohydrolase translates to MEQWQKSLAAGESQLVEDRRDVHRYAETGWTEYRTAAKVAERLEQLGYALTVGKDALRDEDRMGVPKAEVLAEQEARALQQGTPEKWLDRMRGGFTALWADLDCGEGPLVALRFDLDANDCVESAEAAHRPHAAGFASVQAGAMHACGHDGHVAVGLAVAAALAAQRSQLRGKIRLIFQPAEEGVRGAKAMVSAGAVEKVDYLLGAHIGFKATRTGQVICGTDNFLATTKMDVTYTGVSSHAGAFPEQGKNALLAACSAALNLHAISRHGGGATRITVGTLQAGQGRNVIPPNAFFQLETRGATSELDEYMQGEARRIIEAAAAMWDVSYQIDVVGGTKGGESDTAVIAQVEAAANVIPFFTEIETRVDFGASEDFAYLLSAVQEQGGKGCYTMFGAKLAAGHHNGHFDFDEAVLAPAAELLVRSTLRLLASE, encoded by the coding sequence ATGGAACAATGGCAAAAAAGCTTGGCAGCAGGGGAATCGCAATTGGTGGAAGATCGGCGGGATGTGCACCGGTATGCTGAAACCGGCTGGACGGAATACCGGACAGCGGCAAAAGTGGCGGAACGGTTGGAACAGCTAGGGTATGCGCTGACCGTAGGGAAAGACGCCTTGCGCGACGAGGATCGCATGGGGGTTCCCAAGGCGGAGGTCTTGGCAGAGCAGGAGGCGCGGGCCTTGCAACAGGGAACGCCGGAAAAATGGTTGGACCGGATGCGCGGCGGTTTTACGGCGCTGTGGGCGGATCTGGATTGCGGCGAGGGGCCGTTGGTAGCGTTGCGTTTTGATTTGGACGCCAATGATTGTGTGGAAAGCGCAGAGGCGGCGCATCGGCCGCATGCAGCCGGCTTTGCTTCGGTGCAGGCGGGTGCCATGCATGCTTGCGGCCATGACGGCCATGTAGCGGTTGGCTTGGCGGTAGCAGCGGCTCTGGCTGCGCAGCGCAGCCAGTTGCGCGGTAAAATCAGGCTGATTTTCCAGCCGGCCGAAGAAGGCGTGCGCGGAGCTAAGGCGATGGTCAGCGCCGGTGCGGTAGAAAAGGTGGATTACCTTTTAGGCGCACATATTGGCTTTAAAGCGACTCGAACGGGCCAAGTTATTTGCGGTACCGATAATTTTTTGGCGACTACAAAGATGGATGTTACGTACACGGGTGTGTCTTCGCATGCCGGCGCGTTTCCGGAGCAGGGAAAAAACGCCTTGTTGGCGGCTTGCTCAGCGGCATTGAATCTTCATGCCATTTCGCGTCATGGCGGCGGCGCTACGCGTATTACCGTAGGCACGCTTCAGGCGGGGCAGGGGCGTAATGTGATTCCGCCAAACGCTTTTTTTCAGTTGGAAACGCGAGGCGCTACGAGCGAGCTGGATGAGTACATGCAGGGCGAAGCGCGGCGTATTATTGAAGCGGCGGCTGCCATGTGGGATGTCTCGTATCAGATTGACGTGGTGGGAGGCACTAAAGGCGGTGAAAGCGATACGGCGGTCATTGCCCAAGTGGAAGCTGCAGCCAACGTTATTCCTTTCTTCACGGAAATTGAAACACGCGTTGATTTTGGAGCATCCGAGGATTTTGCCTATCTTTTAAGCGCTGTACAAGAGCAGGGCGGCAAAGGGTGCTATACAATGTTTGGCGCGAAGTTGGCGGCGGGACATCATAATGGGCATTTTGATTTTGACGAGGCGGTACTGGCTCCGGCGGCGGAACTGCTGGTTCGCAGTACGTTGCGACTCTTAGCGTCTGAATAA
- a CDS encoding restriction endonuclease subunit S, whose product MRTWGEIEDRLDPLFYLNMMLLNKNIIQRSIYEVNTFKQHVNMLRGRFGHRPRNDPRYYGGKYPFIQTGNVVKASESNCKIEHTQTLNGLGLSTSRLFEEKVLVITIAANIGYTAILDYSACFPDSLVALTTKGKSISLEYLNVYIRFIRKYIENLAPQAAQKNINLKQLSKLPIVVPPNTIQEKIVSIMNNAYLVKNSKENEARKLLYSINDYLLGELDIQLPKETRNTLEDRKFFVSFEAILGGRFDPKKYSLRYRKIFDAVQNSSISHIPLKNLVINSVSGNWGFDDITDDVALVRCLALRATEFDNKYNLKLDNSRVKYRKYTQHTLKKINVKHNDILIEKSGGSEDQPVGRVAIIEKSILGDTPLAFSNFIHKIEINTDKAYPEFVFEYLTLMHSIKITESMQTQTNGIRNLIMGEYFSQIILLPPKPIQREIVEKISRIRDQAKMLEYEAEQFLVKAKATVERILLGD is encoded by the coding sequence TTGAGAACTTGGGGCGAAATTGAAGATCGATTAGATCCATTGTTTTATTTAAATATGATGTTGTTGAATAAAAATATTATTCAAAGATCAATTTATGAAGTTAATACCTTTAAACAGCATGTTAATATGCTGCGAGGAAGATTTGGTCATAGACCTAGGAATGATCCCCGGTACTATGGGGGTAAATACCCTTTTATTCAAACCGGTAACGTGGTTAAAGCTAGTGAATCGAATTGTAAAATTGAGCATACACAAACTCTTAATGGACTTGGGCTTTCTACAAGTAGGCTGTTTGAAGAGAAAGTCTTAGTTATAACGATAGCTGCCAATATTGGGTACACAGCTATTCTTGATTATAGCGCTTGTTTTCCAGATAGCCTAGTTGCTTTGACGACAAAAGGCAAATCCATTTCTTTAGAATACTTAAATGTGTATATTAGATTTATTAGAAAATATATTGAAAACTTAGCACCTCAAGCAGCACAAAAAAATATTAACTTGAAGCAATTAAGTAAACTTCCGATAGTCGTTCCCCCCAATACCATTCAAGAAAAAATTGTTTCAATAATGAATAATGCATATTTGGTTAAAAATTCAAAAGAGAATGAGGCTCGGAAGTTATTATATAGTATAAATGATTATCTACTTGGGGAACTTGATATTCAGCTACCTAAAGAGACTAGAAATACATTAGAGGACAGGAAGTTTTTTGTTTCATTTGAAGCAATTCTGGGAGGGCGATTTGATCCCAAAAAATATTCGTTAAGATACCGAAAAATTTTTGATGCGGTACAGAATTCTTCTATATCGCACATACCCCTAAAAAATCTTGTAATAAACAGTGTTTCAGGAAATTGGGGTTTCGATGATATAACGGATGACGTTGCCCTAGTAAGATGTTTAGCACTTAGGGCGACAGAATTTGATAATAAATATAATTTGAAACTTGATAATTCGAGAGTTAAATACAGAAAATATACCCAGCATACATTAAAAAAAATAAATGTTAAACACAATGATATTCTAATTGAAAAATCCGGTGGTAGCGAAGACCAACCAGTAGGACGTGTTGCTATTATTGAAAAATCAATTTTGGGTGATACACCACTGGCTTTTAGTAATTTTATTCACAAGATTGAAATTAATACCGACAAAGCATATCCTGAGTTTGTTTTTGAGTATTTAACATTAATGCATTCTATAAAAATTACAGAATCGATGCAAACTCAGACTAATGGAATCAGAAATTTGATTATGGGTGAATATTTCTCTCAAATAATTCTTTTACCCCCAAAACCTATTCAAAGAGAAATTGTTGAAAAAATTTCACGAATAAGAGACCAAGCAAAGATGCTGGAATACGAAGCTGAGCAATTTTTGGTTAAAGCCAAAGCCACGGTAGAAAGAATACTATTGGGGGATTAA
- a CDS encoding bifunctional diguanylate cyclase/phosphodiesterase, protein MDDKWSEFMGFPSCRPDIWEELRQGEAKLRRLAFYDNLTGLPNRTYLLHLLEEMAASCQGAVISIDLNNFQTVNDSMGEDCGDMLLQQVAGRLRESLDESCVLARTSSDEFVAVCPAMTPERLNISGWVGNMAEMFRDPFVVKEQSCHLSASFGVATYPKHGTSATQVMQHANVALYEVKKRGKKGWVLFEPSMKQRLQRKTTLEQNLYQALKNEEFFLEYQPVVDPHTREVIQLEALVRWHRLKEGIISPGDFIPLAEENGLIEAIGLWVLEEACAYAVELRKATGRNLRMAVNVSAKQIEQAGFVCQVLDVLEQTGLPPSALELEITESLLIASFDKAVKVLHELGDAGVRFSLDDFGTGYSSLTYLTKLPIHTVKLDKTFIQDIQNDPVFEAVVRSVIEMSHHLSLRVVAEGVESREQFRHLCKLNCDYLQGYWFSPPLPQGKIRRFLDLWTAQRLCHLWFVEESPGSS, encoded by the coding sequence ATGGATGATAAATGGAGCGAATTTATGGGATTTCCTTCGTGCCGGCCAGATATTTGGGAAGAATTGCGCCAAGGCGAGGCAAAGCTGCGGCGGCTGGCTTTTTATGATAATTTGACAGGTCTGCCCAATCGTACGTATTTGCTGCATTTGCTGGAAGAAATGGCAGCTTCTTGTCAGGGGGCGGTCATTTCCATTGACTTGAATAATTTTCAGACGGTGAACGATTCCATGGGAGAAGACTGCGGCGATATGTTGCTGCAGCAGGTTGCCGGACGTCTGCGTGAATCCTTGGATGAAAGCTGCGTGCTGGCGCGTACTTCTAGCGATGAATTTGTAGCGGTTTGCCCGGCAATGACGCCGGAGCGCTTGAATATTTCCGGCTGGGTAGGAAATATGGCGGAAATGTTTCGAGATCCATTTGTTGTTAAAGAACAATCTTGTCATTTGAGTGCAAGCTTTGGCGTAGCCACGTATCCTAAACATGGCACCTCGGCTACGCAGGTTATGCAACATGCTAATGTGGCTCTTTATGAAGTGAAAAAGCGGGGCAAGAAGGGCTGGGTCCTTTTTGAACCTTCGATGAAACAGCGTCTGCAAAGAAAGACGACGCTGGAGCAGAACTTGTATCAGGCGTTGAAGAATGAGGAATTCTTTTTGGAGTATCAGCCTGTAGTGGATCCTCATACGCGAGAAGTTATCCAATTAGAAGCTTTGGTGCGATGGCACCGCTTGAAAGAAGGCATTATTTCGCCGGGGGATTTTATTCCGCTGGCGGAGGAAAATGGGCTGATTGAAGCCATCGGTCTGTGGGTACTGGAAGAGGCTTGCGCCTATGCTGTAGAATTGCGGAAAGCTACGGGACGCAATCTGCGCATGGCAGTTAACGTATCGGCCAAGCAAATTGAACAAGCAGGCTTTGTCTGCCAGGTGTTAGATGTGTTGGAACAGACGGGGCTGCCGCCGTCTGCGCTGGAATTGGAAATTACGGAAAGCTTACTGATCGCTTCTTTTGATAAGGCTGTAAAGGTCTTGCATGAGCTGGGCGACGCAGGGGTGAGGTTTTCTTTGGATGATTTCGGTACCGGCTATTCTTCTTTAACGTATTTAACGAAGCTTCCTATTCATACGGTGAAGCTGGATAAAACCTTCATTCAGGACATTCAAAACGATCCGGTGTTTGAAGCCGTTGTGCGCAGTGTGATTGAGATGTCTCATCATCTATCGCTGCGGGTTGTGGCGGAAGGCGTTGAATCAAGAGAACAGTTCCGTCATTTGTGCAAACTGAATTGCGATTATCTGCAGGGCTATTGGTTCAGTCCGCCTTTGCCGCAAGGCAAAATACGCAGATTCTTGGATTTGTGGACGGCTCAGCGGCTCTGTCATTTGTGGTTTGTAGAGGAGTCGCCTGGATCTTCATGA
- a CDS encoding DUF4412 domain-containing protein, translating to MRFMKNFCFLAVMAWGLWGLAASAAAMTFSADLYSSDGHNGKIYMDADKIRVETKEMISITRLDKKLIWLLMPEEKMYMEQVLQSAAMNQKHLPANDSGANDVEREFILRETINGYGADKYKITINKQSSYYEWVSSDPGITMAVKTAAIDGSWWTEYRNISLGNLNPSLFEVPADYTKMSMSGMGGFIPRE from the coding sequence ATGCGTTTTATGAAAAACTTTTGTTTCTTAGCAGTAATGGCTTGGGGTCTTTGGGGGTTGGCCGCTTCGGCAGCCGCAATGACTTTTTCTGCTGACCTATATAGTTCGGACGGGCATAATGGAAAAATTTACATGGATGCCGATAAAATAAGAGTGGAAACCAAGGAAATGATTAGCATTACGCGCCTGGATAAGAAGCTGATTTGGCTGCTGATGCCTGAAGAGAAGATGTATATGGAACAAGTGCTGCAGTCCGCCGCTATGAATCAAAAGCATCTTCCGGCGAATGATTCTGGAGCCAACGACGTCGAACGGGAATTTATTCTTCGTGAAACCATCAATGGGTATGGCGCCGACAAATACAAAATAACCATAAACAAGCAAAGTTCGTACTATGAATGGGTTTCGAGTGATCCCGGCATAACGATGGCGGTAAAAACAGCTGCGATTGACGGCAGTTGGTGGACTGAATATCGCAATATTAGCCTTGGTAATTTGAATCCATCCCTGTTCGAAGTTCCTGCAGATTACACTAAAATGAGCATGTCTGGGATGGGCGGGTTTATACCGAGGGAGTAA
- a CDS encoding YSC84-related protein — protein MSKSIIMRLSCIALVCLFLGSLSSAEAATKEEKRQNVRNMASTALNRLYDSRPSAREAVENAAGYAVFQNTGIKILVLGSSRGKGIAVNNQNGAETFMKMAEGQVGLGIGVTKYNVIFVFDTQDALNRFVNKGWDFGGQATAAATDSVSGGSFEGAASVSEGIWMYQMTDSGLALEIALKGTRYYKDGDLN, from the coding sequence TTGTCCAAATCCATCATTATGCGTCTCAGTTGTATCGCCCTTGTTTGCCTGTTCCTAGGTTCTCTTTCTTCGGCCGAAGCCGCTACCAAAGAGGAGAAACGCCAAAACGTGCGCAATATGGCCTCAACCGCGCTAAATCGACTCTACGACAGCCGCCCTTCCGCCCGCGAAGCGGTTGAAAACGCTGCCGGCTACGCCGTCTTCCAAAATACCGGCATCAAGATTTTAGTTTTAGGCAGTAGCCGCGGTAAAGGAATTGCCGTCAATAACCAAAACGGCGCGGAAACATTCATGAAAATGGCCGAAGGGCAAGTCGGCTTAGGTATCGGCGTAACCAAGTATAACGTGATCTTTGTTTTTGATACCCAGGACGCTTTAAACCGCTTTGTCAACAAGGGTTGGGACTTCGGCGGCCAAGCTACCGCCGCCGCTACCGACAGTGTTTCCGGCGGGTCTTTTGAGGGAGCCGCCAGCGTCTCTGAGGGCATCTGGATGTACCAAATGACCGATTCCGGCCTGGCCTTGGAAATCGCGCTCAAAGGCACTCGTTACTATAAAGACGGAGACTTGAACTAG